One genomic segment of Linepithema humile isolate Giens D197 chromosome 5, Lhum_UNIL_v1.0, whole genome shotgun sequence includes these proteins:
- the LOC105670319 gene encoding sodium- and chloride-dependent glycine transporter 1: protein MEEASSRIRPYLDWDNDDKYSVANSQAPLQDGEDEHPERGTWTGKFDFLLSLLGYSVGLGNVWRFPYLCYSNGGGAFLIPFTVMLIIAGLPLMFMELSLGQYASLGPVAAYKQFCPLLCGLGYGMVLVSSVVMLYYNLIIAWTLYYMFASVVGGWELPWSKCEKEWSTENCFMPDDAEACHSQNGSYFKGKCLNSSQMTAMGLMIENITSAIKKPPAEEYFNNYVLGISSGIEETGSIRLSMAASLFLAWIIVFLCLSKGVQSSGKVVYFTALFPYVVLIILFIRGILLPGANEGVLFYLTPNWKRLMSAKVWGDAAVQIFFALSPAWGGLITLSSYNKFTNNCYKDSLIVAISNIGTSFFAGLVIFSVIGFLAHELDVPVASVVDEGAGLAFIVYPEVVARLPVAPVWSLLFFIMLLTLGLDSQFALMETVTTAILDGVPALRNYKTWVVLGAAVVGYAGGIIFTTNAGMYWLQLMDKYAANWSVLLIAISECILVAWVYGADRFLDDVQQMIGPRSRLWRFFWTWMWKVITPAALLFILFFNWVKHEPPKYGTYIYPMWADVLGWVISILPVLVIVGLAIDQLRGRRRRSPYDDDDEDDDDEDDEFDSNGPCRGTGRQKSKSKDKSIWSRIKILLQPTSNWGPASRNLTPSRTLTHTLSSGPPGAYDSVRDTIVLVNGQPMMVQPTIATAQKLPGPSILKNSSKTDLITSQQV from the exons ATGGAAGAAGCATCCTCAAGAATTCGTCCTTATCTGGACTGGGAT AATGACGACAAATACTCAGTAGCGAATAGTCAAGCGCCCTTGCAGGACGGCGAAGACGAACACCCGGAACGCGGAACCTGGACGggaaaatttgattttctgCTGTCCCTTCTGGGATACAGCGTAGGCCTCGGAAATGTTTGGAGATTTCCGTATCTTTGTTACTCAAACGGTGGAGGTGCTTTCCTGATACCGTTCACCGTGATGCTCATTATCGCCGGATTACCGCTTATGTTTATGGAGCTTTCCTTAG GACAATACGCCAGCCTTGGACCAGTGGCGGCTTACAAGCAGTTCTGTCCTTTGCTTTGCGGCTTGGGATACGGAATGGTTCTCGTCAGTTCCGTTGTCATGctctattataatttaattattgccTGGACGCTGTATTACATGTTTGCCTCGGTCGTTG GTGGTTGGGAGCTGCCTTGGAGCAAATGCGAGAAAGAGTGGAGTACCGAGAATTGCTTTATGCCAGACGACGCCGAGGCTTGTCATTCTCAAAACGGTTCCTACTTCAAAGGAAAATGCCTCAATTCAAGTCAAATGACTGCGATGGGGCTGATGATTGAGAACATAACCAGCGCTATTAAGAAACCGCCGGCAGAGGAGTACTTCAA CAATTACGTTTTGGGGATTAGCAGCGGCATCGAGGAAACTGGATCGATTCGACTGTCCATGGCAGCTAGTCTCTTCCTGGCGTGGATCATCGTGTTTCTTTGTCTGAGCAAAGGTGTTCAAAGCTCAGGCAAAGTCGTGTATTTCACCGCTCTTTTTCCATACGTCGTTTTG attattctttttattcgtGGAATTTTACTTCCTGGTGCTAACGAAGGTGTGCTTTTCTATCTCACTCCCAATTGGAAAAGACTGATGTCCGCCAAAGTATGGGGAGATGCCGCGGTACAGATCTTCTTTGCTCTGAGCCCGGCTTGGGGAGGTCTAATCACTTTGAGTTCGTACAACAAGTTCACCAATAATTGTTACAAAGATTCTTTAATCGTGGCGATCAGCAACATCGGCACTTCCTTCTTCGCCGGCTTAGTGATTTTCTCAGTAATCGGTTTCCTTGCTCATGAACTCGACGTGCCGGTGGCGTCTGTGGTGGATGAAGGCGCCGGTTTGGCATTTATTGTTTATCCGGAG GTTGTAGCTCGTCTGCCGGTCGCGCCCGTCTGgtcgttattatttttcatcatgTTACTCACTTTGGGTCTCGATTCGCAATTTGCACTTATGGAGACTGTTACTACGGCGATACTCGACGGTGTTCCCGCATTGAGAAATTACAAGACTTGGGTTGTTCTGGGAGCTGCAGTGGTCGGCTACGCCGGTGGCATTATTTTCACCACTAAC gCCGGTATGTATTGGCTGCAACTAATGGACAAGTATGCAGCCAACTGGTCCGTTTTGCTGATCGCTATAAGTGAATGTATTCTTGTGGCATGGGTGTACGGCGCCGATCGCTTTCTCGACGACGTTCAGCAGATGATCGGGCCCCGTAGTCGTTTGTGGAGATTCTTCTGGACGTGGATGTGGAAAGTCATTACGCCCGCTGCGCTGCTGTTCATCCTCTTTTTTAATTGGGTGAAGCATGAGCCGCCCAAGTACGGTACTTACATTTATCCCATGTGGGCGGACGTGTTGGGCTGGGTGATCAGTATACTTCCCGTTTTAGTCATTGTCGGACTAGCCATA GATCAGCTGAGAGGACGACGTCGACGATCACCTTACGATGATGACGACGAggacgatgacgacgaggacgacgaaTTTGACAGTAACGGGCCTTGTCGAGGAACAGGAAGGCAAAAGAGCAAGAGCAAGGATAAAAGTATATGGAgccgcataaaaatattattgcaaccGACGTCTAATTGGGGCCCGGCCTCGCGGAATTTGACACCCTCCAGAACTTTGACGCATACACTTTCGTCAG GACCCCCGGGAGCATATGATTCGGTGCGAGACACAATCGTTTTGGTGAACGGTCAACCGATGATGGTGCAACCGACCATCGCCACTGCTCAGAAACTCCCTGGACCatcaattcttaaaaattctaGTAAAACCGATCTGATTACGTCGCAGCAAGTGTGA
- the LOC105670320 gene encoding transmembrane reductase CYB561D2 isoform X1, translating to MVAKKRIRFLLNMSNEGSKGPPSTITLAFSTLTHFLLLAPVIYILVLAVPFGMHSLFGWHPVCMSIGVGLLITEAVFSVSGEAYIASKLPRRTRVTMHWILHTIGLIVIGIGFIIIIVNKIKQHRNHFATTHSQLGLVTIILTVLTAAFGILANNTVWVYPRVRPVLIKVAHACGGIGIITLLLATLINGTYSDWWYHGGGTVTGRNLVFASLFFAGLLILVKPILGAISRCRVVFGPPSSDS from the exons gtTGCAAAAAAACGTATTCGTTTCCTTCTCAACATGTCTAACGAAGGTAGCAAGGGACCTCCGAGCACTATAACGCTCGCTTTCTCAACACTAACGCATTTCCTGCTTTTGGCTCCTGTAATATACATCCTGGTACTTGCCGTTCCCTTCGGGATGCACAGCCTCTTCGGATGGCATCCGGTTTGCATGTCTATCGGG GTCGGCCTTCTGATCACGGAAGCTGTCTTCAGTGTCTCCGGTGAAGCGTACATTGCTTCGAAATTACCCAGGCGTACGAGAGTGACGATGCACTGGATTTTGCACACGATAGGCCTGATTGTAATCGGGATCGGCTTCATTATCATCATCGTCAACAAGATCAAGCAGCACAGAAACCATTTCGCCACAACTCACTCGCAACTGGGTTTAGTGACGATTATACTAACCGTCCTCACCGCCGCTTTTGGAATCCTGGCGAACAATACCGTGTGGGTATATCCACGTGTGAGACCGGTGTTAATTAAAGTCGCCCACGCTTGCGGCGGCATCGGCATAATCACTCTTTTACTGGCTACTCTCATCAATGGAACCTACTCTGATTGGTGGTATCATGGTGGTGGAACCGTCACCGGAAGAAATCTGGTCTTCGCATCGTTATTTTTCGCGGGTTTATTGATACTCGTGAAACCAATTCTCGGCGCTATTTCAAGATGCAGGGTCGTGTTCGGGCCGCCCTCGAGCGATTCGTAA
- the LOC105670320 gene encoding transmembrane reductase CYB561D2 isoform X2 has protein sequence MSNEGSKGPPSTITLAFSTLTHFLLLAPVIYILVLAVPFGMHSLFGWHPVCMSIGVGLLITEAVFSVSGEAYIASKLPRRTRVTMHWILHTIGLIVIGIGFIIIIVNKIKQHRNHFATTHSQLGLVTIILTVLTAAFGILANNTVWVYPRVRPVLIKVAHACGGIGIITLLLATLINGTYSDWWYHGGGTVTGRNLVFASLFFAGLLILVKPILGAISRCRVVFGPPSSDS, from the exons ATGTCTAACGAAGGTAGCAAGGGACCTCCGAGCACTATAACGCTCGCTTTCTCAACACTAACGCATTTCCTGCTTTTGGCTCCTGTAATATACATCCTGGTACTTGCCGTTCCCTTCGGGATGCACAGCCTCTTCGGATGGCATCCGGTTTGCATGTCTATCGGG GTCGGCCTTCTGATCACGGAAGCTGTCTTCAGTGTCTCCGGTGAAGCGTACATTGCTTCGAAATTACCCAGGCGTACGAGAGTGACGATGCACTGGATTTTGCACACGATAGGCCTGATTGTAATCGGGATCGGCTTCATTATCATCATCGTCAACAAGATCAAGCAGCACAGAAACCATTTCGCCACAACTCACTCGCAACTGGGTTTAGTGACGATTATACTAACCGTCCTCACCGCCGCTTTTGGAATCCTGGCGAACAATACCGTGTGGGTATATCCACGTGTGAGACCGGTGTTAATTAAAGTCGCCCACGCTTGCGGCGGCATCGGCATAATCACTCTTTTACTGGCTACTCTCATCAATGGAACCTACTCTGATTGGTGGTATCATGGTGGTGGAACCGTCACCGGAAGAAATCTGGTCTTCGCATCGTTATTTTTCGCGGGTTTATTGATACTCGTGAAACCAATTCTCGGCGCTATTTCAAGATGCAGGGTCGTGTTCGGGCCGCCCTCGAGCGATTCGTAA